The Bacteroidota bacterium DNA window TTGTCGTTATATCCAAAGAAACAAGACGATTTTAGGGCATATTTCCAGATTTTATTTACCAGGTCAAATACCGGACACCAGAGCACTTCTTCATCATCTGGTAAACGCTCTGGTACATAACCTCCACCTGTTTGCTCTTGCTCATTAATCGTCAACCTGTTCTCATACTGGCGTTCCGAAATACAATGCAGCTCAGCAGGACTGATAGCCTGTTTACCGAGACTCCTGATACTTGCTCGAATGGCAACTTCATTCCCCTGATTTACGCAGGACCATCTTTCAAAAGCCTCACAAAGCGCCAGCTTCTTCGCCATGTCGGGAGTTTCTGCTATTGCAGAACTGGATGTTGCTGAGTGACTGAGTAAGTCGCGATAAGAATTAATCGTATTCGATAAGGGATGTTTGGCGATATAAATGGAAAAGGCATCTTTTGCATAGGGCGTATCCAGTGGACGCACCCATTCCACAATGCCTGTATGGGGATTGACAAAAGGGGACAGGTTCTGATAAGCAGTATCCAGAGACTGCTGCTTCTTGAAGATAGCTTGCATTGTATTGCTTTGTGATACGTTGGGAGCTTAGGAAGTCATGCGTTTGTGCGTGTTCAGTGTTGGCTCTTCTAATGTGTCTACTGTACGGCTTTGCGGCGGGGCGCATACCGGACAATGGGCAGATCGTGGTATGATGTCGGAAGAAAGCTGCATCGTCGCTAAATCGAGTGTGTTGACCTTACTGGCTAACTGATTCTCGTCTGATGTTCGAAAAAAACACTCAACTGCGTAAGCAAACCATGCATCCGCAAGTTGTAGCGAGGATTCCGTGAACATAGCCGGCTCGGTAATCGGCGGTACATCTGGAAGATGCCTGTACAAAAAAGTTGCTGGCCCATCGAGCACGCGCCGGCGGCGTTCAAAACAAGACCAGCACGTTGAACGCGGTGAGAAGAAGATGTGGGCAACGCTTGTACCAGTAGCTTTATAAACAGCTACGTGTTTGTCCAGGCTACGCGCATGTTCAGTAATCTTTGCAAGACGCGGGTCTGTTAGCGTATCCACAGTAATAAGCCACAGGCCAGCCTCTTTTTTTGTCGTGAACATATAGCCGTAGCGCTTCATCAATGTGGACAGATTAGATGGCTTGACGTTGCCAAGCTTGATCGTCGATAGCAGGGGCATGTAGCGTGTTTTTTCTGCATCTTTCCCTTTGCTGGTATACCAAAATCTATACGCCGGTGTATACTGTTCCATTTGAATGCGCTTCTGAGAAGTTGAAATAGCACAGGATGTTTTCCTTGAAAAGATTGGCAATGATCAATTGCTGCTTTTCTGGTAAACCAAACAATTCGTCTACTGAAAT harbors:
- a CDS encoding TOMM precursor leader peptide-binding protein → MEQYTPAYRFWYTSKGKDAEKTRYMPLLSTIKLGNVKPSNLSTLMKRYGYMFTTKKEAGLWLITVDTLTDPRLAKITEHARSLDKHVAVYKATGTSVAHIFFSPRSTCWSCFERRRRVLDGPATFLYRHLPDVPPITEPAMFTESSLQLADAWFAYAVECFFRTSDENQLASKVNTLDLATMQLSSDIIPRSAHCPVCAPPQSRTVDTLEEPTLNTHKRMTS